From one Caminicella sporogenes DSM 14501 genomic stretch:
- the speD gene encoding adenosylmethionine decarboxylase — translation MKIESLGRHILAEFYNCNQEIINDHNLIERYLIDAAKKANATVVESCFHMFNPWGVSGVVVIQESHLTIHTWPELGYASVDLYTCGDEVNPWIAFEYLKEKLQAEKTETIEVPRGMVDKIKRFTKEEYTDVKYKVGI, via the coding sequence ATGAAAATAGAATCACTAGGAAGACATATTTTAGCTGAATTTTACAACTGCAATCAAGAAATAATCAATGACCACAATTTAATTGAAAGGTATTTAATTGATGCTGCTAAAAAAGCTAATGCAACAGTAGTTGAAAGTTGTTTTCATATGTTTAATCCTTGGGGAGTAAGTGGAGTTGTTGTCATACAAGAATCTCATCTCACTATTCACACATGGCCTGAACTTGGATATGCTTCTGTCGATTTATATACTTGTGGTGATGAAGTAAATCCTTGGATTGCTTTTGAATATCTAAAAGAAAAGCTACAAGCTGAAAAAACTGAAACGATTGAAGTTCCTAGAGGTATGGTTGATAAAATAAAAAGATTTACTAAAGAAGAATATACCGATGTAAAATACAAAGTGGGTATATAG
- a CDS encoding sulfide/dihydroorotate dehydrogenase-like FAD/NAD-binding protein — MSEKIMYECIDAGSEYCPCYLAETNDCITCSHLQGKSFCDCNWRGVCIYQEYVWNNKKAKETRKSFNGKILEKKFIGKNLIIFKIAVLKTLARQLKQPGSYVFVRNPDKSEYFDVPMSVMYSDENTGEIHIAVQIIGSKTKSLIDLEDEIIVRGPYWNGLFGIKALKTTLNSNTLVVARGVALAPAVLVSKYLVKNNNKVTLILDRGKLEEIFIYEYLNKLNAIVIESDITSESGKILIEELLKNNKYELCYSGGSERQHKEINKLLLKFSPETKYVISNNKKICCGEGICGSCAVKIGENIIKTCKAQIDSAYIVRKGEEDR; from the coding sequence GTGAGTGAAAAAATAATGTATGAATGTATTGATGCCGGTAGTGAATACTGCCCATGTTATTTAGCAGAAACAAATGATTGTATTACATGTTCACACTTACAGGGAAAAAGTTTTTGTGACTGCAATTGGAGGGGGGTTTGTATTTATCAAGAATATGTTTGGAATAATAAAAAAGCAAAAGAAACTAGAAAATCTTTTAATGGAAAAATTTTAGAAAAAAAATTTATTGGAAAAAATTTAATCATATTTAAAATTGCAGTCTTAAAAACTTTAGCAAGACAGTTAAAGCAGCCGGGTTCTTATGTATTTGTAAGAAATCCCGATAAATCTGAGTATTTTGATGTACCTATGTCAGTTATGTATTCAGATGAAAACACAGGTGAAATTCATATAGCGGTACAAATAATAGGAAGCAAAACAAAATCATTGATAGATTTAGAAGATGAAATAATAGTTCGAGGACCTTATTGGAATGGACTTTTTGGTATAAAAGCTCTTAAAACTACTTTAAATTCAAATACATTAGTAGTTGCAAGAGGAGTAGCATTAGCTCCAGCTGTTTTAGTTTCTAAGTATTTAGTTAAAAACAATAATAAAGTTACATTAATTTTGGATAGGGGAAAATTGGAAGAAATATTTATTTATGAATATTTAAACAAATTAAATGCTATTGTAATTGAATCGGATATCACTTCAGAAAGTGGAAAAATTCTCATAGAAGAATTACTTAAAAATAATAAATATGAGCTCTGCTACAGTGGTGGTTCTGAAAGGCAGCATAAAGAAATAAACAAGCTATTGTTAAAATTTTCACCTGAAACAAAATATGTTATTTCAAATAATAAAAAAATATGTTGTGGTGAAGGAATTTGTGGTTCATGTGCAGTTAAAATAGGAGAAAATATTATAAAAACCTGTAAAGCACAGATAGATTCTGCTTATATAGTCAGAAAGGGGGAAGAAGATAGATGA
- a CDS encoding D-alanyl-D-alanine carboxypeptidase family protein yields the protein MKYLNLKKFICLIIISALLIPNLSWANSASSAIVMEVRTGRILYAKNIHKKLPMASTTKIMTALLAVENSNLDEKVKIPPNAVGIEGSSIYLRSGEIITLEDLLYGLMLCSGNDAAVAIANYISGSVEEFVKLMNKRAKEIGAKNTNFMNPHGLHHKNHYTTAYDLALITRKALLNDEFKKIVSTKRWIANRKGYNCFYNKNKTLRQFSGGDGVKIGYTKAAGRCLVASATRNGMQIISVVLNDYNWFEDCYNLMEESFKKYRPYKVLSKNKRVKSFTVLNGKKNKSYLAVKQDIIIPVKKEEEKKVIVVFENRKKVQAPVAKGQILGKAKVYIGDKLLATADLIATEDIRKNSFLDFIKNIFKRK from the coding sequence TTGAAATATTTAAATTTAAAAAAATTTATCTGTTTAATTATTATTAGTGCACTTTTAATTCCTAACTTATCGTGGGCAAATTCTGCTTCAAGTGCTATAGTAATGGAAGTTAGAACAGGTAGAATTTTATATGCTAAAAATATTCATAAAAAACTGCCTATGGCTAGTACTACTAAAATAATGACTGCTTTACTAGCAGTAGAAAATAGTAATTTAGATGAAAAAGTTAAAATACCGCCTAATGCAGTTGGAATAGAAGGTTCTTCTATTTATTTAAGAAGTGGCGAAATAATAACATTAGAAGATTTACTGTATGGACTCATGCTCTGTTCAGGGAATGATGCAGCAGTAGCAATTGCAAATTATATATCTGGAAGTGTTGAAGAATTTGTAAAATTGATGAATAAACGAGCTAAAGAAATTGGTGCGAAGAATACTAATTTTATGAATCCTCATGGTTTACATCACAAAAATCATTATACTACAGCTTATGATTTAGCATTGATAACTAGAAAAGCTCTATTAAATGATGAATTTAAAAAAATTGTAAGTACAAAGAGGTGGATTGCAAACAGAAAAGGATATAATTGTTTTTATAATAAAAATAAAACTTTAAGACAGTTTAGTGGTGGAGATGGAGTTAAGATAGGATATACAAAAGCAGCTGGAAGATGTTTAGTTGCATCTGCTACTAGAAATGGTATGCAAATTATAAGTGTAGTTTTAAACGATTATAATTGGTTTGAAGATTGCTACAACTTGATGGAGGAATCATTTAAAAAATATAGACCTTATAAAGTCTTAAGTAAAAATAAAAGAGTAAAAAGTTTTACAGTATTGAATGGAAAAAAGAATAAATCTTATTTAGCAGTAAAGCAAGATATTATTATACCAGTAAAAAAAGAAGAAGAGAAAAAGGTGATAGTTGTATTTGAAAACAGAAAAAAAGTTCAAGCACCTGTTGCTAAAGGACAAATCTTAGGAAAAGCAAAAGTGTATATTGGAGATAAATTACTTGCTACAGCAGACCTTATAGCAACAGAAGATATTAGAAAGAACAGTTTTTTAGATTTTATTAAAAATATTTTTAAAAGAAAATAA
- the speB gene encoding agmatinase, with the protein MEMFNKYCFIGCEDNFEESKLVIFGAPFDGTCTFRPGSRFAPYKIRIDSYGLETYSPYFNRDLLDYKIHDAGDIDIPFGNTISTLKKIKDFSKTIINNNKKPLMIGGEHLVTLPVVEALYEKYSDLILLHFDAHTDLRDDYMGEVLSHSTVIKKIWNFLGDNRIFQFGIRSGLREEFEWAEKEGHTFINKFNYDKLKDVVNLIKDKPVYVTIDLDILDPSVFPGTGTPEPGGISFNDMINILKTIDSLNIIGADIVELAPDYDPTGVSTAVASKVLRELILILANKK; encoded by the coding sequence ATGGAAATGTTTAATAAGTACTGTTTTATAGGCTGTGAAGATAATTTTGAAGAAAGCAAATTAGTTATTTTTGGAGCTCCTTTTGATGGTACTTGTACATTTAGACCCGGTTCAAGATTTGCACCTTACAAAATCAGAATAGACTCTTATGGTTTAGAAACATACAGTCCATATTTCAATAGAGATTTACTTGATTATAAAATCCATGATGCAGGTGATATAGATATTCCATTTGGAAACACGATTTCAACATTAAAAAAAATAAAAGATTTTTCTAAAACTATTATTAACAATAATAAAAAACCTCTAATGATAGGTGGAGAACACTTAGTAACTCTACCTGTTGTAGAAGCTCTTTATGAAAAGTATAGTGATTTAATACTACTCCATTTTGATGCACATACAGATTTAAGAGATGATTATATGGGAGAAGTTCTTTCACATTCAACTGTAATCAAAAAAATTTGGAATTTTCTCGGTGATAATAGAATTTTTCAATTTGGAATTCGTTCTGGCTTGAGAGAAGAATTTGAATGGGCTGAAAAAGAAGGACATACTTTCATAAACAAATTTAATTATGATAAACTTAAAGATGTTGTAAATTTAATAAAAGACAAGCCAGTCTATGTAACTATTGATTTAGATATATTAGACCCATCTGTATTTCCCGGAACAGGTACTCCTGAACCCGGCGGTATATCATTTAATGATATGATTAATATATTAAAAACGATTGATAGTTTAAATATAATCGGTGCAGATATAGTTGAATTAGCACCTGATTATGACCCAACTGGAGTATCTACGGCAGTAGCTTCAAAAGTATTGAGAGAGTTAATTCTTATACTTGCAAATAAAAAATAA
- a CDS encoding FAD-dependent oxidoreductase, with protein MTKVIIIGGGWAGCAAAVTAKKAGADVLLLERTDMLLGLGNVGGIMRNNGRYTAAEEAILLGAGDLFKLTDKASRHVNIDFPGHKHASLYDVCKMEPMVRRYLIEMGIEIKFKTRVVDVQMKDNTINGIVLANNDIIYGDVFIETTGSTGPMGNCLKYGNGCAMCILRCPTFGPRVSISMKAGIEDILGKRSDGSYGAFSGSCKLNKDSLSEEIVRELNEKGVVILPLPKEDINLDKLKVKVCQQYALKEFAENIILLDTGHAKLMAPFYPLEKLRKIKGLENARFEDPYSGGIGNSIRYLSIAPRENSMKVKGIDNLFCAGEKSGLFVGHTEAIVTGSLAGHNSVRHEKGLKLLELPVNIAIGDLISFANKKIKEEDGLKNRFTFAGSVYFDRMKELNLYSTDREFLKKKIKRLNLINIFEEKIV; from the coding sequence ATGACTAAAGTCATAATAATTGGCGGAGGATGGGCAGGCTGTGCAGCAGCAGTAACTGCTAAAAAAGCTGGTGCAGACGTATTATTGTTAGAACGGACAGATATGCTTTTAGGACTTGGAAATGTTGGAGGAATAATGAGAAATAATGGAAGATATACAGCTGCTGAAGAAGCTATTTTACTGGGTGCAGGTGATTTGTTTAAATTGACAGATAAAGCATCAAGACATGTAAATATAGATTTTCCCGGACATAAACATGCTAGTTTATATGATGTATGCAAAATGGAACCAATGGTTAGAAGATATTTAATTGAAATGGGAATAGAAATTAAATTTAAAACACGTGTTGTAGATGTTCAAATGAAGGATAATACTATAAATGGAATAGTTCTTGCAAATAATGATATAATTTATGGAGATGTATTTATAGAAACTACGGGTTCAACAGGTCCTATGGGAAACTGCTTGAAATATGGTAATGGATGTGCTATGTGTATACTTAGATGTCCTACATTTGGACCAAGGGTAAGTATCAGTATGAAAGCAGGTATAGAAGATATACTTGGAAAGAGAAGTGATGGTTCATATGGTGCGTTTAGTGGTTCATGTAAGCTGAATAAAGATTCTTTAAGTGAGGAAATTGTAAGAGAATTAAATGAAAAAGGAGTAGTAATACTTCCTCTACCTAAAGAAGATATAAATTTAGATAAACTAAAAGTAAAGGTTTGTCAGCAATATGCTTTAAAAGAATTTGCCGAAAATATTATACTACTCGATACAGGTCATGCAAAACTTATGGCACCTTTTTATCCATTAGAAAAATTAAGAAAGATAAAAGGATTAGAAAATGCAAGATTTGAAGACCCTTATTCAGGAGGTATAGGAAATTCTATAAGATATTTGTCTATTGCACCTAGAGAAAATTCTATGAAAGTAAAAGGTATTGACAATTTATTTTGTGCTGGTGAAAAATCTGGTCTTTTCGTTGGACATACCGAAGCAATAGTTACAGGAAGCTTAGCAGGACATAATAGTGTTAGACATGAAAAAGGACTGAAACTGCTTGAACTGCCTGTTAATATAGCTATTGGAGATTTAATTTCATTTGCAAATAAAAAAATTAAAGAGGAAGATGGACTAAAAAATAGATTTACATTTGCTGGTTCAGTATATTTTGATAGAATGAAAGAGCTTAACTTATATTCAACTGATAGAGAATTTCTTAAAAAGAAGATAAAAAGATTGAACTTAATAAATATTTTTGAAGAAAAGATAGTTTAA
- a CDS encoding pseudouridine synthase: MRLQKYIAMAGIASRRKAEEYIKQGKVKVNGKIVTEMGVKIDPDKDEVYFNGKKVFIQDKKIYIMLNKPEGYVTTLSDEFNRPKVIDLISGIDERIYPIGRLDYNTSGLLLLTNDGDLTNKLTHPKNHIDKIYIAKIKGIITAEKMKKFCSGIDIGGYITAPANIKLIEKYKKNCLVKIIIHEGKNRQIRRMMDILGHPVITLKRIAIGKLSLGNLKKGSWRYLSEKEVNYLKSI, encoded by the coding sequence ATGAGATTGCAAAAATATATTGCTATGGCAGGTATTGCTTCAAGACGAAAAGCTGAAGAATATATAAAACAGGGAAAAGTAAAAGTAAATGGAAAGATAGTTACAGAAATGGGAGTAAAAATTGACCCAGATAAAGATGAAGTTTATTTTAATGGCAAAAAAGTATTTATACAAGATAAAAAAATATATATAATGTTAAATAAGCCGGAAGGATATGTAACTACACTTTCTGATGAATTTAACAGACCAAAAGTTATTGATTTGATAAGTGGAATTGATGAAAGAATTTATCCTATTGGAAGATTAGATTATAATACATCTGGTTTGTTATTATTAACTAATGATGGAGATTTGACTAATAAATTAACTCATCCTAAAAATCATATTGATAAAATTTATATAGCTAAAATAAAAGGAATTATAACAGCAGAAAAGATGAAAAAATTTTGCAGTGGAATTGACATTGGTGGATATATTACAGCTCCAGCAAATATAAAATTGATAGAAAAATATAAAAAGAATTGTTTAGTAAAAATTATAATTCATGAAGGTAAAAATAGACAAATTAGAAGAATGATGGATATACTAGGTCATCCAGTTATAACTTTAAAGAGAATAGCCATAGGAAAATTATCTTTGGGAAATTTAAAAAAAGGCAGTTGGAGATATTTGAGTGAAAAAGAGGTAAATTATTTAAAATCAATATAA
- a CDS encoding GNAT family N-acetyltransferase, translating to MIKIEIPSEKDKICISNLLYECKYKEINLDEKINNSMAVYDGNDLIGFASYIYVEDDNMGIIDIIAVKEEFRGQYIGDGLIKALLNLADKRGISKIYVISDSVNSLFFKKVGFTKRNGSVYKNLRKYLSLNYDEGNIEIFEAKLPDFFNKSCKSNL from the coding sequence ATGATAAAAATAGAAATACCGTCTGAAAAAGATAAAATTTGCATTAGTAATCTTTTATATGAATGTAAATATAAAGAAATAAATTTAGATGAAAAAATTAATAACTCTATGGCAGTATACGATGGTAATGATTTAATTGGTTTTGCAAGTTACATATATGTAGAAGATGATAATATGGGAATTATTGATATTATAGCAGTAAAGGAAGAATTTCGTGGACAGTATATAGGTGATGGACTTATAAAAGCTCTTTTAAATTTAGCTGATAAAAGAGGAATATCTAAAATTTATGTAATATCAGATTCTGTAAATTCTCTGTTTTTTAAAAAAGTAGGTTTTACAAAGAGAAATGGAAGTGTTTATAAGAACTTAAGAAAGTATTTAAGTCTTAATTATGATGAAGGTAATATAGAAATTTTTGAAGCAAAACTGCCAGACTTTTTTAATAAATCATGCAAGTCAAATTTGTAA
- a CDS encoding DUF2953 domain-containing protein — MLVGIIIVLLILIIMSNIDINIKFLKDNKNDEIVITVKFFYGIYKYKKEIPLIDIDIENRDVKLEINEESEDTMTTGIISEKNEKLSIQDILNKIKEIKKIIRKYHMPIDYLIKKSYWQYLYWNTEVGLNDPAFTGFFTGLIYILKTNIFSFLFSKNICFKELDLKAIPNFKSSKVKTSINCIFSIKMGYIIIAGLKFLKVKYL; from the coding sequence TTGCTTGTAGGAATTATAATAGTTCTTTTAATTCTAATAATTATGTCAAATATTGATATAAATATTAAGTTTTTAAAAGATAATAAAAATGATGAAATAGTTATAACTGTAAAATTTTTTTACGGAATTTACAAGTATAAAAAAGAAATTCCTTTGATAGATATTGATATTGAAAATAGAGATGTAAAATTAGAGATAAACGAAGAAAGTGAAGATACAATGACTACTGGAATTATCAGTGAAAAAAACGAAAAACTTTCTATCCAAGATATCCTAAATAAAATAAAAGAAATCAAAAAAATTATAAGAAAATATCATATGCCAATAGATTATTTGATAAAAAAATCTTATTGGCAGTATTTATATTGGAATACTGAAGTTGGATTAAATGACCCGGCTTTTACAGGTTTTTTTACGGGATTGATATACATATTAAAAACAAATATTTTTTCTTTTTTATTCAGTAAAAATATTTGTTTTAAAGAATTAGATTTAAAAGCTATACCAAATTTTAAAAGTAGTAAAGTTAAAACAAGTATAAATTGTATATTTAGTATTAAAATGGGCTATATTATTATAGCAGGATTGAAATTTTTAAAAGTTAAATATTTGTGA
- a CDS encoding helix-turn-helix domain-containing protein has translation MNIGEKIKRLRTLNNLTQDELAKRCDLTKGFISQIERNLTSPSIATLMDILEALGTDIRNFFNEEVEEKIVFTKNDIYDLIDENLGYSISWLIPNAQKNAMEPILLTLLPNSKTKIDAPHEGEEFGYILKGRVILHVGKQSYKIKNGESFYFKSNKTHYLENSYNKPATVLWISTPPTF, from the coding sequence TTGAATATTGGCGAAAAAATAAAAAGACTTAGAACTTTAAATAATTTAACTCAAGATGAATTAGCTAAAAGATGTGACTTGACAAAAGGCTTTATATCTCAAATAGAAAGGAATTTGACCTCTCCCTCAATAGCTACATTAATGGATATTTTAGAAGCTCTGGGAACAGATATTAGAAACTTTTTTAATGAAGAAGTTGAAGAAAAGATTGTTTTTACAAAAAATGATATATATGACCTCATAGACGAAAATTTAGGTTATTCTATATCGTGGTTAATTCCAAATGCTCAAAAAAATGCAATGGAACCTATTTTATTGACGCTTCTGCCAAACAGCAAAACTAAAATTGATGCGCCCCATGAAGGTGAAGAATTTGGATATATTTTAAAAGGGAGAGTTATCCTTCATGTTGGAAAACAGTCATATAAAATAAAAAATGGAGAAAGCTTTTATTTTAAATCAAATAAAACCCATTATTTAGAAAATTCCTACAATAAACCTGCAACAGTTCTTTGGATATCTACACCACCAACTTTTTAG
- a CDS encoding class I SAM-dependent methyltransferase: MQAIYLNKATQLAKDIIKKVVKSGDVVVDATIGNGNDTVFLCNLVGDSGKVYGFDIQKKAVMTTIKKLEMENVIDRAVIIEDGHENIDKYVKEEVSAIMFNLGYLPKADHNITTKYNTTIEAIKKGIKVLKLNGVMTIVVYPGHKEGFEEKIKLLEFLEKIDQKYINVLKLEFINQINNPPFVLALEKKSKDVVF, translated from the coding sequence ATGCAAGCTATATATTTGAATAAGGCAACTCAATTAGCAAAAGACATAATAAAAAAGGTAGTGAAATCAGGAGATGTAGTGGTAGATGCAACAATTGGAAATGGAAATGATACAGTTTTTTTATGTAATCTAGTTGGAGACAGCGGGAAAGTATATGGATTTGATATTCAGAAAAAAGCAGTCATGACAACTATAAAAAAACTTGAAATGGAAAATGTAATTGATAGAGCAGTTATAATAGAAGATGGTCATGAAAATATTGACAAATATGTAAAAGAAGAAGTTTCTGCAATTATGTTCAACTTAGGTTATCTGCCAAAGGCTGATCACAACATAACGACAAAATATAATACGACTATTGAGGCTATAAAAAAGGGAATAAAAGTTTTGAAATTAAATGGTGTGATGACTATAGTTGTTTATCCCGGACATAAGGAAGGATTTGAAGAAAAAATTAAATTATTAGAATTTCTGGAAAAAATTGACCAAAAATATATAAATGTTTTAAAACTTGAGTTTATTAATCAAATTAACAATCCCCCTTTTGTTTTAGCTTTAGAAAAAAAGTCAAAAGACGTAGTTTTTTAA
- a CDS encoding 4Fe-4S dicluster domain-containing protein, whose product MNQNKNDIILKVERELCKGCRICVEFCPKDVLAIAEDNKIIIKNIENCIKCGLCEMRCPDYAIYLGGIDDEQ is encoded by the coding sequence TTGAATCAGAATAAAAATGATATTATTTTGAAGGTAGAAAGAGAATTATGTAAAGGCTGTAGAATATGTGTTGAATTTTGTCCAAAAGACGTTTTAGCCATAGCCGAAGATAATAAGATAATTATTAAAAATATTGAAAATTGTATAAAATGTGGTTTGTGTGAGATGAGATGTCCTGATTATGCTATTTATTTAGGAGGTATTGATGATGAGCAATAA
- the surE gene encoding 5'/3'-nucleotidase SurE gives MKVLVTNDDGIFAEGIYKLAKKLSEKFDVYVVAPDRQRSATGHAITMHHPLRVNKVKFFDTDILAWAVNGTPTDCVKLGIEAILDIKPDIIISGINDGPNLGTDVLYSGTVSAAIEGAIHGFKSLAISMVSKKDIDYDFGADFSLKIAEKLLEKELPNNTLLNINIPDCSRQEVKGIKVTTLGIRRYKNSFIKRIDPRGQEYYWLGGEIVKEIQNESSDIACVEDNYISITPIHFDLTKFEAIEEIKKWDLKSI, from the coding sequence ATGAAAGTATTAGTTACAAATGATGATGGCATATTTGCTGAAGGTATATATAAACTAGCTAAAAAATTAAGCGAAAAGTTTGATGTCTATGTAGTAGCTCCAGATAGACAGAGGAGTGCTACTGGACATGCAATTACTATGCATCATCCATTAAGGGTAAATAAAGTCAAATTTTTTGATACCGATATTTTAGCTTGGGCTGTAAACGGAACACCTACAGATTGTGTAAAACTAGGAATAGAAGCTATTTTAGATATTAAACCTGATATAATAATTTCTGGAATTAATGACGGTCCTAATCTTGGAACAGATGTACTTTATTCTGGAACTGTTTCAGCAGCTATTGAAGGAGCTATACATGGATTTAAATCTTTAGCAATATCAATGGTTAGTAAAAAAGATATAGATTATGATTTTGGTGCAGATTTTAGCTTGAAAATTGCTGAAAAATTGCTTGAAAAAGAACTTCCAAATAATACTTTATTAAATATTAATATTCCAGACTGCAGCAGGCAAGAAGTCAAAGGTATAAAGGTAACTACTTTAGGAATTAGAAGATATAAAAACTCTTTTATTAAAAGAATAGACCCTAGAGGGCAAGAATATTACTGGTTAGGTGGTGAAATAGTAAAAGAAATTCAAAATGAATCATCAGATATAGCTTGTGTAGAAGACAATTATATTTCAATAACTCCTATTCATTTTGATTTGACTAAATTTGAAGCAATAGAAGAAATTAAAAAATGGGATTTAAAAAGTATTTAG
- the ytfJ gene encoding GerW family sporulation protein, which produces MLNEYPIQALMKTTLESLKEMIDVNTIVGEPVETPDGTTVIPISRVSFGFASGGGEYKYNNDSDSKEDMNKFPFAGGTGAGVSVQPVAFMIVGNNKIKLVSVDQNANMFESLVNLTSKFIDKLESKGKDEPEKRIENKN; this is translated from the coding sequence ATGTTGAATGAATATCCTATTCAGGCTCTTATGAAAACTACACTTGAAAGTTTAAAAGAAATGATTGATGTAAATACAATTGTGGGAGAACCTGTAGAAACTCCAGATGGAACAACTGTAATTCCAATTTCAAGGGTTTCTTTTGGATTTGCATCAGGTGGAGGAGAATATAAATATAATAATGATTCTGATAGCAAAGAAGATATGAATAAATTTCCATTTGCCGGAGGAACAGGTGCAGGAGTATCAGTACAGCCCGTTGCTTTTATGATAGTTGGAAATAATAAGATAAAATTAGTTTCAGTAGATCAAAATGCAAATATGTTTGAAAGCTTAGTCAATTTAACATCAAAATTTATTGATAAATTAGAAAGCAAAGGAAAAGATGAACCGGAAAAAAGAATAGAAAATAAAAATTAA
- the speE gene encoding polyamine aminopropyltransferase — translation MELWYSEKHTDNVSFSLKIKEHLFSAQSDFQRVDVLATYEYGNLMTLDGLVMVTEKDEFIYHDMIVHPALAVNPNIKKVLVIGGGDGGTVRELMKYPAIEHVDMVEIDKMVVDVAKKFFPTISCELDNEKVSVLYEDGIKFVKDKENTYDLILIDSTDPIGPGEGLFTTDFYNDCFKALKEDGILINQNETPVYDKFFEVGISSYKKLKKMFPIVEIYQAHIPTYPGGYWLFNFASKKYNPVKDLKSKTWNSLNIDTKYYNTNLHKGAFAIPNYVKEKFNNGNV, via the coding sequence ATGGAATTATGGTATTCGGAAAAACATACTGATAATGTAAGTTTTTCATTAAAAATAAAAGAACATCTTTTTTCAGCACAAAGTGATTTTCAAAGAGTTGATGTACTGGCTACTTATGAATATGGTAATCTTATGACTTTAGATGGACTTGTTATGGTTACTGAAAAAGATGAATTTATATATCATGACATGATTGTCCACCCTGCTTTAGCAGTAAATCCTAATATTAAAAAAGTATTGGTTATTGGTGGTGGAGATGGAGGTACTGTGAGAGAATTGATGAAATATCCTGCTATTGAACATGTTGATATGGTTGAAATAGATAAAATGGTTGTAGATGTTGCAAAAAAATTTTTTCCAACTATTTCATGTGAATTAGACAATGAAAAAGTAAGTGTACTATATGAAGATGGAATAAAATTTGTAAAAGATAAGGAAAATACTTATGATTTGATATTGATAGATTCAACTGACCCTATAGGACCGGGAGAAGGTCTTTTTACAACAGACTTTTATAATGACTGCTTCAAAGCTTTAAAAGAAGATGGTATACTAATAAATCAAAATGAAACTCCAGTTTATGATAAATTCTTTGAAGTAGGTATTAGCTCTTATAAAAAACTAAAAAAGATGTTTCCTATTGTTGAAATTTATCAAGCTCATATACCAACTTATCCCGGCGGATACTGGCTTTTCAATTTTGCATCGAAAAAATATAATCCTGTAAAAGATTTAAAATCTAAAACATGGAATTCACTAAATATCGATACGAAATATTATAATACAAATCTTCATAAAGGTGCTTTTGCAATACCAAACTATGTAAAGGAGAAATTTAACAATGGAAATGTTTAA